Part of the Candidatus Binataceae bacterium genome is shown below.
AACCTACCTGGTCACGCGCGGAGTCGACACGCTGATCGTCACCGGATGCACGACCAGCGGATGTGTGCGCGCGAGCGTGGTCGATGCGCTTTCGCACGGCTTCCGACCGATCATCCCGCACGAG
Proteins encoded:
- a CDS encoding isochorismatase family protein — protein: TYLVTRGVDTLIVTGCTTSGCVRASVVDALSHGFRPIIPHEAVGDRAEEPHEANLFDMDSKYGDVVALADALAYLEELKP